In Oceaniferula flava, the DNA window TTCCCATCCCATCAGCCCCCGTGTATGCATGTGTGATAGTTATTAAATATATGAGTAAGAATATACCTTCTGGCCCGAGTCCCGATCAGGACTCTCGATATTGGAAAAAAAACATCACCGTTCTCAGCTGCATTCTGGTGATCTGGTTCATCGTCAGTTTTGGCTGCGGGATCCTGTTTCGCGATTGGCTGGATGTCCATTTCCCCAAAGTGGGTAATGCTCCATTCGGTTTTTGGATGGCTCAGCAGGGATCGATCATCTGTTTCGTGCTGCTCCTGATTGCCTATAGTTTTCTGATGAACCGCTTGGACGAGCGCAGCGGTTACCAGTCACCGGAACATCACTAATTTTTCCCCATGACCCAAGATACCTGGAATTTTATATTCATCGGCATTTCCTTCGCGCTCTACATCGGCATCGCATTTAAGTCGCGTGCCGGATCCACCAAGGAATATTACACAGCAGGCGGGGGAGTCTCTCCCTTGGCAAATGGTATGGCCACCGCCGCGGACTGGATGTCGGCGGCCACCTTCATTTCCATGGCGGGGGTGGTAGCGTCCTCCGGTTACGATGGCTCGCGCTTTTTGATGGGCTGGACCGGCGGCTTTGTGCTGCTGACCGTGCTCATGGTGCCGTTTCTCCGTAAATTCGGGAAATCCACCGTGCCTGACTTCATTGGCGACCGTTTTTACTCCAAGACCGCTCGATTTGTGGCCGTGCTCTGCGCGATTTTCATCTGCATGACCTATATTATGGGGCAAATGCGCGGCGTGGGGGTGGTT includes these proteins:
- a CDS encoding DUF4212 domain-containing protein, whose amino-acid sequence is MSKNIPSGPSPDQDSRYWKKNITVLSCILVIWFIVSFGCGILFRDWLDVHFPKVGNAPFGFWMAQQGSIICFVLLLIAYSFLMNRLDERSGYQSPEHH